The Daucus carota subsp. sativus chromosome 2, DH1 v3.0, whole genome shotgun sequence genome includes a window with the following:
- the LOC108206298 gene encoding telomerase reverse transcriptase isoform X1, with protein sequence MGKKKRVPEVLWRKYGSKASTLRRTISRLVSPNHHPLPLLAADDPPDYRYLLNHCFVVISDNASPSPPPPYISRWSQSQIVRMSVETMLSQHRLDRQQNVLCYDYDKYTHSSPVISLLTSPTWTLLSQRLGDAIMFYLLKSTCIFLPLGRNKYHQVTGFPMTQSVFKCPKRTHDPPVSSKKRKRIDVDSTLMTSNADSLDAHAFSSCFGCARPTYSTPSSPPHAECRSETSVHGTQTTAGAAYTYNGGLSIGECPATATTSMPNKKKHSKASKWQREKRRKLLASDEACDVCPEVKSFSNKDNNGKRSRQYRWQRHQKRRLESSQEASNLSQCPKQNTNGDLLTDPRKVTCSCCSVFQCMHKVRRSQIDRQSIFYKLENASGFPSKYMLNSLKPNLYDANILFKNIFGVSDANINSQATCCFHSNHSCITGSKCLYHSLLKHLKELIRKAHLCQHGSFLEKHCTIPSFDQYPCEYTSSKVVGHLSMKNDYAEVKAGVKFVKDWSARESGCVDANSAEKDFGGTAVHFSSSKSYCTKEQVTSFIWAVCRSIVPINLLGTPKAQRSICRNISKLIKLRRFEKFSLKQGMLKLKVSNFPVLSNPHALCYFSGHVEEQKVKTKGCNTADDAAYIMKQRILQSWVLWFFSSLVLPLVQANFYVTESQHGKQDIFYYKHSVWKKIVNVNIACLEGQRYELLNNASVLKIIWNRSFGFSKVRFLPKSTGVRPLANLKASSKFSRSLPLKKSACKIFSSVNSVLHDVHAVLKAIHLKRPERLGYSVFDYNDVHRKLISFLSVLKRGSGIMPRLFIVVADVSKAYESVNQDKLLSVMEDFFSSDKYLLEKFHRVVCTKKSLRVSEHIISGLQDTSAGLRKSMSDVAGPSNCVIVDKEWRKYIKKEELFSTLYEHVKQNVLQIDKRFYLQSVGIPQGSMLSPLLCSIYYGDMENNKLHPYIRKICESEREFFSAEHDSSNVVIWEDASSGCPRYMVLRYIDDFFFVSTSKKLALGFFSRLQRGFPAYNCTMNEGKFGLSFDVGNMLKIQQSRFHVLDDGASYVCWSGLLINCCTLEVQADYTRYLNSHLSSTLTVRWDDKPGHSLETKLFDYLRPKLHPIFYDSNINSAAIVRLNIYQAFVICAMKFHCYVANISVICSLEPRSSIKTIYSALRYMTNLIKKRMNAVHLDSNLHPVLELKNSEVEWLGLTAFIKVLKRKEQRHKVLLSLLKKQLQRSDRPEVSSAMKYAVDDSHSSLIWKIRY encoded by the exons ATGGGGAAGAAGAAAAGGGTCCCTGAGGTGTTGTGGAGGAAATACGGCAGCAAAGCTTCCACTCTCCGCCGTACTATCTCAAGACTCGTAAGCCCCAACCACCACCCTCTGCCTCTGCTCGCCGCTGATGATCCCCCTGACTATCGCTACCTTCTGAACCACTGCTTCGTCGTCATCTCCGACAATGCCTCTccttctcctcctcctcccTACATCTCTCGCTGGTCTCAATCTCAG ATTGTGCGGATGAGTGTTGAAACCATGTTATCTCAACATCGACTTGATCGTCAGCAAAATGTTTTATGCTATGACTACGACAAG TATACACATTCAAGTCCAGTCATAAGCTTATTAACATCTCCCACTTGGACTCTTCTTTCCCAAAGG CTTGGAGATGCTATCATGTTTTATTTACTCAAATCGACTTGTATCTTTCTGCCTCTTGGACGTAATAAATACCATCAAGTTACTGGCTTTCCCATGACTCAGTCAGTCTTTAAGTGTCCCAAGCGTACCCATGACCCGCCAG TTTCCTCAAAAAAGAGGAAAAGGATTGATGTTGATTCAACATTGATGACATCCAATGCTGATTCTTTGGATGCTCATGCTTTCTCAAGTTGTTTTGGATGTGCTCGTCCAACTTATTCTACTCCCTCCAGCCCTCCTCACGCTGAATGTCGCAGTGAGACAAGTGTACATGGAACTCAAACTACAGCCGGTGCAGCTTACACATATAATGGAGGGTTGTCGATTGGTGAATGTCCAGCAACAGCAACCACCAGCATGCCAAATAAGAAGAAGCATTCAAAGGCATCTAAGTGGCAGCGGGAAAAAAGACGTAAGTTGTTGGCTTCGGATGAGGCCTGTGATGTATGCCCAGAAGTCAAGTCCTTTAGCAACAAAGATAATAATGGGAAGCGATCAAGGCAATACAGGTGGCAGCGCCACCAAAAACGTAGATTAGAGTCCTCTCAAGAGGCATCGAATCTGTCTCAATGCCCCAAACAGAACACAAACGGTGATCTGCTCACAGATCCTAGAAAG GTTACGTGCTCTTGTTGTTCCGTCTTCCAATGCATGCATAAAGTCCGTAGATCTCAGATTGACAGGCAATCAATTTTCTATAAGTTGGAAAATGCATCAGGTTTTCCGAGCAAAT ACATGTTGAATTCTTTGAAACCCAATCTATATGATGCAAATATTCTATTCAAGAATATATTTGGGGTATCCGATGCCAATATCAATTCTCAAGCAACGTGCTGCTTCCACAGCAATCATAGTTGTATCACTGGATCCAAATGTTT GTATCACTCACTTCTTAAGCATCTTAAAGAACTTATACGCAAGGCTCACTTGTGCCAACATGGAAGCTTTTTGGAAAAGCATTGCACCATACCATCTTTTGATCAATATCCTTGCGAATACACCAGCTCCAAAGTTGTG GGTCATCTATCTATGAAAAATGATTATGCCGAGGTAAAAGCTGGTGTGAAGTTTGTCAAGGATTGGTCGGCTAGAGAATCTGGTTGTGTTGATGCTAATTCAGCTGAGAAAGATTTTGGAGGGACTGCTGTTCATTTTTCTTCAAGCAAGTCGTATTGCACGAAAGAGCAGGTGACTTCGTTTATATGGGCTGTTTGCCGAAGTATTGTTCCTATAAATTTGCTTGGAACTCCCAAGGCCCAGAGAAGTATATGTAGGAATATTTCCAAGCTTATTAAGCTACGAAGATTCGAGAAATTTTCTCTTAAACAAGGTATGCTGAAGTTAAAAGTATCGAATTTTCCAGTACTGTCAAATCCACATGCCTTGTGCTACTTCAGTGGACACGTGGAAGAGCAGAAGGTAAAGACCAAGGGATGCAATACCGCCGATGATGCTGCTTATATTATGAAGCAAAGAATATTGCAGAGCTGGGTCCTTTGGTTCTTTTCTAGTTTAGTATTACCATTAGTGCAAGCCAACTTCTATGTCACTGAAAGCCAGCATGGGAAACAAGATATATTTTACTATAAGCATTCAGTTTGGAAAAAGATAGTGAACGTAAACATAGCATGTCTGGAAGGCCAGAGATATGAACTATTAAATAATGCTTCAGTTCTCAAAATTATATGGAATCGAtcatttggattttcaaaagTCAGATTTCTTCCGAAATCTACTGGCGTAAGGCCATTGGCAAATCTAAAAGCTTCATCAAAATTTAGTAGATCTTTACCTCTGAAGAAATCTGCGTGTAAGATTTTTTCTTCTGTAAATAGTGTTCTTCATGATGTGCATGCCGTCTTGAAAGCTATACATCTGAAGAGACCAGAAAGGTTAGGATACTCGGTTTTTGATTATAATGATGTCCACAGAAAGCTAATCTCCTTCTTGTCAGTTCTGAAGCGTGGCTCAGGCATCATGCCTAGGTTATTTATAGTTGTCGCTGATGTATCGAAAGCTTATGAATCAGTAAATCAAGATAAGTTGCTTAGTGTGATGGAAGATTTCTTCTCAAGTGATAAATATCTTTTGGAAAAGTTTCATCGAGTAGTGTGTACAAAAAAATCTTTGCGGGTTAGTGAGCACATTATTTCTGGCCTTCAAGATACGAGTGCTGGACTTAGAAAATCCATGTCTGATGTTGCTGGTCCTTCAAACTGTGTCATTGTTGATAAG GAGtggagaaaatatataaaaaaggagGAGCTTTTTTCAACTTTATATGAGCATGTAAAGCAGAATGTACTGCAAATAGACAAAAGGTTCTACTTGCAATCTGTTGGGATTCCTCAAGGAAGTATGTTGTCCCCTCTGCTCTGCTCAATATATTATGGAGACATGGAAAACAATAAACTCCATCCATATATTAGGAAGATTTGTGAATCTGAAAGAGAGTTTTTTTCAGCAGAGCATGATTCTTCTAATGTTGTAATCTGGGAGGATGCCTCATCAGGATGCCCTAGATATATGGTACTCAGATACATTGATGACTTTTTCTTTGTATCAACTTCAAAAAAGCTGGCTTTAGGATTTTTCTCGAGGTTACAACGAGGATTTCCTGCATACAATTGTACTATGAACGAGGGAAAATTTGGATTGAGCTTTGATGTTGGAAATATGTTGAAAATTCAACAAAGCAGGTTTCATGTACTTGACGATGGCGCTTCATATGTCTGTTGGAGTGGTTTGTTAATTAATTGCTGCACTTTAGAAGTTCAAGCAGACTACACAAG GTATCTAAACTCCCATTTGAGTTCAACGCTTACTGTACGCTGGGACGATAAGCCAGGTCATAGTTTGGAAACAAAGCTGTTTGATTATCTGCGACCAAAATTGCATCCCATATTTTACGACTCCAATATCAATTCAGCAGCTATTGTCAGATTGAACATATATCAAGCTTTTGTAATTTGTGCAATGAAGTTCCACTGCTATGTGGCCAACATATCTGTCATCTGTAGTTTGGAACCAAGATCATCCATAAAGACCATATACAGTGCTTTAAG ATATATGACCAATCTCATCAAAAAAAGAATGAATGCTGTGCATCTTGATTCCAACTTGCATCCAGTTCTGGAACTCAAGAACAGTGAAGTTGAATGGCTTGGATTGACTGCATTTATCAAAGTTCTTAAGCGGAAGGAACAGCGGCATAAAGTGTTATTATCTTTGTTGAAAAAACAACTGCAGAGATCTGACCGGCCAGAAGTATCGTCTGCAATGAAGTACGCAGTTGATGATTCACATTCTTCACTAATTTGGAAAATCAGGTATTAG